One Myotis daubentonii chromosome 12, mMyoDau2.1, whole genome shotgun sequence genomic region harbors:
- the MRPL35 gene encoding large ribosomal subunit protein bL35m: MAAPVLAGAARVASGILRPLTVLASSAYRHGAKNACLSSALSTRHLCHAQTPVVSSAPRLTTCIRNLAWGHTGTILNRVAPLLPDVLKLPVRTVTYYSARKGKRKTVKAVIYRFLRLHSGLWLRRKAGYKKKLWKKTAARKKRLREFVFCNKTQSKLLDKMTTSFWKRRNWYADDPYQKYHDRTNLKV; this comes from the exons ATGGCGGCTCCCGTGCTGGCTGGTGCGGCGAGAGTAGCATCAG GAATCTTACGGCCCCTGACTGTTTTGGCGTCTTCAGCCTATCGACACGGTGCCAAGAATGCCTGTCTCAGTTCTGCACTGTCCACCCGACATCTTTGTCATGCTCAGACTCCAGTTGTTTCCTCTGCGCCCAGACTTACGACATGTATCAGAAACCTGGCGTGGGGGCACACTGGAACAATCCTCAATAG agTGGCCCCCCTGCTTCCAGATGTCCTGAAGCTACCGGTCAGAACTGTAACATACTACAGTGCACGAAAAGGCAAGAGAAAGACTGTGAAAGCTGTCATCTACAGGTTTCTCCGACTCCATTCTGGCCTTTGGCTGAGGAGGAAG GCTGGTTATAAGAAAAAATTATGGAAGAAGACGGCTGCAAGGAAAAAGCGCCTGAGGGAATTTGTGTTCTGCAATAAAACCCAGAGCAAACTCCTAGATAAGATGACGACGTCCTTCTGGAAGAGGCGGAACTGGTATGCTGACGACCCTTACCAGAAGTACCATGACCGAACGAACCTGAAAGTGTAG